A single window of Plasmodium reichenowi strain SY57 chromosome 14, whole genome shotgun sequence DNA harbors:
- a CDS encoding hypothetical protein (conserved Plasmodium protein, unknown function), which translates to MGVKFEFFRFFKLNYYAFYVKKEKFYTFLHTTTAYSLVGLTIYLGYTFIHMWNDAVHYSYKHYIRKEKQRKELYEKIRNARENGLIPKSEVLD; encoded by the exons ATGGGAGTTAAGTTTGAATTTTTTCGTTTTTTCAAATTGAATTATTATGCTTTTTATGTAAAGAAGGAAAAGTTCTATACTTTTTTGCATACCACTACAGCATATTCACTTGTGGGATTAACCATATATTTAG GATATACCTTTATTCATATGTGGAATGATGCAGTGCATTATTCGTATAAGCATTACATAAGAAAAGAA AAACAACGCAAAGAATtgtatgaaaaaattagaaaTGCAAGAGAAAATGGTTTAATACCAAAAAGTGAAGTTTTAGATTAA
- a CDS encoding copper transporter, putative, with protein MQNIYKSYLKYYTLAIFCLTFTFDFVSSSCCHSKNDDGVMLPMYFSNNENIKMLFDIFQVKNRYQFIFCNILCIIMGFFSVYIKVLKKRLHHNVQKVADGGDGSYVNMSPCQNVNYGFLSFLHYTIDYLLMLIVMTFNPYIFLSVMTGLSSAYLFYGHLI; from the coding sequence atgcaaaacatttataagtcctatttaaaatattacacATTGGCAATATTTTGCCTGACTTTCACTTTCGATTTTGTGAGCAGCAGTTGTTGTCATTCAAAAAATGACGATGGAGTTATGTTACCTATgtatttttcaaataatgaaaatataaaaatgttatttGACATATTTCAAGTGAAGAATAGATAtcaatttatattttgtaatattttatgtataataatgGGTTTTTTTTCagtatatattaaagtattaaaaaaaaggcTTCATCATAATGTACAGAAAGTTGCTGATGGGGGAGACGGATCTTATGTTAACATGAGTCCTTGTCAAAACGTCAATTATGgatttttatcatttttacattataccatagattatttattaatgcTAATTGTAATGACATTTAAtccttatatatttttgagTGTTATGACAGGTCTTTCATCTGcttatcttttttatgGTCACTTGATATGA
- a CDS encoding DnaJ protein, putative yields the protein MDLSFIPKELRGKDIYKILGLHINDCNNENAKNIIRKKYLKAALILHPDKKEVHHQKKEEEEEKVYAENFATLKSAYEFLLNEHLRKKYNLYLEKKGKAVNNTPVNNTSLKRYLDKKKFLSFNLEKLNLKKKLEEKEKIAQRLNQHNSISKKKKLIINKNKNQNKNNNDNHYNDEQHNLKDIKKQNEAFMKKNKSKHFYKNKREIIDQNEKIIEIYLKNYQQNVKLLQSYIDKKNILKFFINFNFKRYSLNFINHEEHDTNFDKNNDGNKNDDNNKNNDNNKNNDNNKNYDNNKNNDNNNDQVKVGYLIFSHRFETIRAYLHYKNNINEINKNFILKLRVPCDQKKNKNCKKKNGNEDEDEKDNIDKIMNEMVNELDKIFTS from the coding sequence atggATTTATCGTTTATACCAAAAGAACTTCGGGGAAAAGACATCTATAAAATTCTTGGGTTACATATAAACGATTGTAATAACGAGAATgcaaaaaatattataagaaagaaatatttaaaagcAGCATTAATTTTACATCCTGATAAAAAAGAAGTACACCATCAAAagaaagaagaagaagaagaaaaagtGTATGCTGAAAATTTTGCTACGTTAAAAAGTGCatatgaatttttattaaatgagcatttaagaaaaaaatataatttatatttagaaaaaaaaggtaaGGCAGTTAATAATACACCTGTTAATAATACAAGTCTTAAAAGATACTtggataaaaaaaaattcctTTCTTTTAATCTTGAGAAActtaatttaaaaaaaaagttagaagaaaaagaaaaaatagCTCAAAGGCTAAATCAACATAATAgtatatcaaaaaaaaaaaaattaataataaataaaaacaaaaaccaaaacaaaaacaataatgataatcattataatgatgaacaacacaatttaaaagatattaaaaaacaaaatgaagcctttatgaaaaaaaataaatcgaaacatttttacaaaaacaaaagaGAAATCATAGatcaaaatgaaaaaattattgaaatttatttaaaaaattatcaacaaaatgtaaaattattacaatCATATATagacaaaaaaaacatCCTCAAGTTTTTTATTAACTTTAATTTTAAGAGGTATTCTTTAAACTTTATTAACCACGAGGAACATGACACCAActttgataaaaataatgatggtaataaaaatgatgataataataaaaataatgataataataaaaataatgataataataaaaattatgataataataaaaataatgataataataatgaccAAGTTAAAGTGGGgtatttaatttttagTCATCGTTTTGAAACCATACGAGCATATTTACATTAcaaaaataacataaatgaaattaataaaaattttattttaaaattacGAGTTCCATGTgatcaaaaaaaaaataaaaattgtaaaaaaaaaaatggaaatgAGGATGAGgatgaaaaagataatattgataaaaTTATGAATGAAATGGTAAATGAGTTAGACAAAATCTTTAcatcataa
- a CDS encoding mitochondrial ribosomal protein L21 precursor, putative, which yields MMGKHRKRKINPPVIPIHPNEEKKKNLNNFITYKDLKIRWRNTSKNYRKKVTIARKWKNLHCLLPMNKSTCMFVLHNNLPYTRLTKKSYKSQEKNEIVLNESYEEAKDESKEYCEGVKDNNNNNKCDNKNHTDIYNTSLGRRKIYNWTKKEEEEEEEEKKNKSNNNPCKMNEGNYYEKPPKNLEYLLKKDKNDLFCIFKSNITNEHKVTIGDIVQTERLHRKKAGDIIYFGTILFVGSPNFSIIGKPTIPYCKVKAVIEQITLSKEIISFRYKKVRRSSRFLRIKHWITILKIQDIIIELNQHTINDERKKPLQILDLWANRWLYQKELNFMKFDEYNKPLADQIFNLIEHQPNTLHRRGLNKCYRYPPDPHVPLTY from the coding sequence ATGATGGGAAAACATCGAAAACGAAAAATCAATCCTCCGGTTATACCCATACACCCTAAtgaagagaaaaaaaaaaatctgaataattttataacatataaagATTTAAAAATTAGATGGAGAAATACCTCCAAGAATTATCGAAAAAAAGTTACCATAGCTAGGAAGTGGAAAAATCTTCACTGTTTACTACCTATGAATAAAAGTACCTGTATGTTTGttttacataataatttgcCTTACACTCGTTTAACGaaaaaaagttataaatcacaagaaaaaaatgaaattgTTTTAAACGAATCATATGAGGAAGCAAAGGATGAAAGTAAGGAATATTGTGAAGGTGTCaaggataataataataataacaaatgtgataataagaatcatacagatatatataatacatcCCTCGGAAGAAggaaaatttataattggacgaaaaaagaagaagaagaagaagaagaagaaaaaaaaaataaatcaaataaCAATCCTTGTAAGATGAATGAAggaaattattatgaaaagCCACCAAAAAATTTAGAATATTTACTTAAAAAAGATAAGaatgatttattttgtatCTTTAAATCAAATATAACTAATGAACATAAAGTAACAATTGGTGATATTGTACAAACAGAAAGATTACACAGAAAAAAAGCAGGagatattatttattttggaactattttatttgttgGATCACCAAATTTCTCAATCATAGGAAAACCTACCATACCATATTGTAAAGTAAAAGCAGTAATAGAGCAAATTACTTTAAgtaaagaaattattagttttcgttataaaaaagttaGAAGATCTAGTCGATTTCTAAGAATAAAACACTGGATTAccatattaaaaatacaagatattattattgaaTTAAATCAACATACTATAAATGATGAACGTAAAAAACCTTTACAAATTTTAGATCTTTGGGCAAACAGATGGTTATATCAAAAGGAATTAAACTTTATGAAATTCGATGAATATAACAAACCTTTAGCAGATCAAATTTTTAACTTAATCGAACATCAACCTAATACTCTACACAGACGGGGATTAAACAAATGTTATAGGTACCCTCCCGATCCACATGTACCACTCACCTACTGA
- a CDS encoding hypothetical protein (conserved Plasmodium protein, unknown function), producing MKRGKEDIRFREVVSRYEKYSIYDEVNKNTIDKNIIKKISILYDIFKHINKVQNNNTNDFIYTSDIIYSLRYDNFVRIRFHIISMERNKINNIDKDNYNFIDNLNNIISNIYNPSYYDKFLNNKIICDKEKLNIMLKYIREIENAYIYKYRSDHNIKLTFDVFSHTFYIFLSYDYKKKLSIINFKNKYNKIESNNIYEYTPAQKMLQFNSLGTFLTINSGYETNYTHPTTYNYNSFEQETLERITPFIYESEHIINHLHKKKIYPIKNIEIENDFFIKNKNYEQNITNLIKLQKIKDEHKRLKNNIQHNFLF from the coding sequence ATGAAGAGAGGGAAGGAAGATATTCGATTTAGGGAAGTTGTTAGTAGATATGAGAAATACAGTATATATGATGAAGTTAATAAGAATACAATAGACAAGAATATAATTAAGAaaatatctatattatatgatatatttaaacatataaataaagtacagaataataatacgaatgattttatatatactagtgatataatatatagttTAAGATATGATAATTTTGTTCGTATACGCTTCCATATAATTTCCATggaaagaaataaaataaacaatatagataaagataattacaattttatagataacttaaataatattatatcgaatatatataatccgtcatattatgataaatttttaaataataaaataatatgtgataaagaaaaattaaatattatgttaaaatatataagagAAATTGAaaatgcatatatatataaatatagaagtgatcataatataaaattaacTTTCGATGTTTTCTCTcatactttttatatattcctttcatatgattataaaaaaaaattaagtataataaattttaagaataaatataataaaatagaaagtaataatatatatgaatacaCACCTGCACAAAAAATGTTACAATTTAATTCTTTAGGAACATTCTTAACAATAAATTCAGGTTATGAAACCAATTATACACATCCAAcaacatataattataattcCTTTGAACAGGAAACACTTGAAAGAATAACACCATTCATTTATGAGTCAGAACATATCATCAATcatttacataaaaaaaaaatatatcctataaaaaacatagaaatagaaaatgatttttttataaaaaataaaaattatgaacaaAACATCACCAACTTAATTAAGTTGCAAAAAATCAAAGATGAGCACAAAAGActgaaaaataatattcagCACAATTTCTTATtctaa